The following are from one region of the Denitrobacterium detoxificans genome:
- the uvrC gene encoding excinuclease ABC subunit UvrC, whose amino-acid sequence MNEERIETIKRQLDEVPTLPGVYLWKDADGQVIYVGKAKQLRARMRQYVNFQDDRAKIPLLVDQIRSFEYIVVDNEYESLVLEKNLIDQYAPFFNADFKDDKSYPFIALTKGDTFPAIKFTREKHKPETQYFGPYTDSRAARRMIEIARKVVPICAASCSQWRAMNREIEKNGLEEYLSEQRKPCFDCHVGIGPGACCGKISPEAYADNVRRVERFLRGNHAEFISELKEDMTQAASELDFEKAGRIKERIEVIERLTDKQHAVMAHDVNADVIGFYREETIAGVHVLMVREGRVINGNEFVLDKGKNVPDQDILHSFLLRYYSVTESIPREVIVANEPEDKPTMEDWLTNRLASKFGARVRFVVPERGEKRDLLEMAQVNAKHTLMRYKVRTNYEDKRINEALLQLESALALDAPPMRIECFDISTLHGTYTVASMVVFTDGKPDKGQYRRFKIRAELDEANDFVSMQEVLGRRYSPERMADERFGRKPDLLILDGGKPQLSAAMEQLGSMGVDIPMAGLAKRDEELFVPWQDTGPVVLPSGSASLYLVKQVRDESHRFAITFHRELRGKGMTTSILDEVAGVGPVRKKALLKAMGGFRKLREATLQDIMDAHVVPDDVAREVYAVLRQYNDTRKNSTIDESDHSSVEEGE is encoded by the coding sequence ATGAACGAAGAGCGCATCGAAACCATTAAACGCCAGCTTGACGAAGTACCCACGCTTCCCGGCGTCTACCTGTGGAAAGACGCTGATGGGCAGGTTATCTATGTGGGTAAGGCAAAGCAGCTGCGCGCTCGTATGCGCCAGTATGTCAATTTCCAAGACGATCGCGCTAAGATTCCACTTCTGGTCGACCAGATACGCTCGTTCGAATACATCGTCGTCGACAACGAATACGAAAGCCTGGTTCTGGAAAAGAACCTCATCGATCAGTATGCGCCGTTCTTCAACGCCGACTTCAAAGACGACAAGAGTTATCCGTTCATCGCCCTAACGAAGGGGGATACGTTTCCCGCCATTAAGTTCACCCGCGAGAAGCACAAGCCCGAGACGCAGTACTTCGGCCCCTACACCGATAGCCGTGCTGCGCGACGCATGATCGAGATAGCGCGCAAGGTGGTACCCATCTGCGCTGCCTCGTGCTCGCAATGGCGTGCCATGAATCGCGAAATCGAAAAGAACGGCCTTGAGGAATACCTATCCGAGCAGCGCAAACCCTGCTTCGATTGCCACGTGGGCATAGGCCCGGGCGCATGCTGCGGGAAGATCTCGCCCGAGGCGTACGCAGATAACGTGCGTCGTGTTGAGCGTTTCTTGCGAGGCAATCATGCCGAGTTCATTTCCGAGCTAAAAGAGGACATGACTCAGGCGGCCTCGGAACTCGATTTCGAGAAAGCGGGGCGCATCAAGGAGCGCATCGAGGTCATCGAGCGCCTTACCGATAAGCAGCACGCGGTTATGGCGCATGACGTAAATGCCGACGTCATCGGGTTCTATCGCGAGGAGACCATTGCGGGCGTTCACGTGCTCATGGTGCGCGAAGGTCGCGTTATCAATGGCAACGAGTTCGTGCTGGACAAGGGCAAGAACGTGCCCGACCAGGATATTCTTCATTCGTTCCTCTTGCGTTACTACAGCGTCACGGAATCCATTCCGCGTGAGGTCATCGTGGCCAACGAGCCCGAGGACAAGCCAACGATGGAAGATTGGCTTACGAATCGCCTGGCAAGCAAGTTTGGCGCCCGCGTGCGCTTCGTTGTGCCCGAACGTGGCGAAAAGCGCGATCTGCTCGAAATGGCCCAGGTCAATGCAAAGCATACGCTTATGCGCTACAAGGTTCGCACCAATTACGAGGACAAGCGCATCAATGAGGCGTTGCTTCAGCTGGAAAGCGCTCTTGCGCTCGATGCGCCACCCATGCGCATCGAATGCTTCGACATTTCCACGCTCCATGGCACGTATACGGTTGCTTCCATGGTGGTGTTCACCGACGGAAAGCCCGACAAGGGCCAATATCGTAGGTTCAAGATTCGTGCCGAACTCGATGAAGCGAACGATTTCGTGTCCATGCAGGAAGTGCTGGGGCGTAGGTATTCGCCCGAGCGCATGGCCGACGAACGATTTGGCCGCAAGCCCGACCTGCTCATCCTTGACGGTGGCAAGCCGCAGCTTTCCGCCGCCATGGAGCAACTGGGGTCCATGGGAGTTGATATTCCCATGGCTGGCCTGGCAAAACGAGACGAGGAATTGTTCGTTCCCTGGCAGGATACCGGCCCCGTGGTGCTTCCTAGTGGTTCTGCTTCTCTCTACCTGGTGAAACAGGTGCGTGACGAGTCCCACCGCTTTGCCATTACCTTCCATCGCGAATTGCGTGGGAAGGGCATGACGACGAGCATTCTCGATGAGGTGGCTGGCGTTGGCCCCGTTCGCAAGAAGGCGCTCCTCAAGGCGATGGGTGGATTTCGCAAGCTGCGCGAAGCGACGCTGCAGGACATCATGGATGCTCATGTTGTGCCCGATGATGTGGCACGCGAGGTATATGCGGTGCTGCGGCAGTATAATGACACGCGTAAGAACAGCACGATTGACGAATCTGATCATTCTTCCGTGGAAGAAGGGGAATAG
- the rapZ gene encoding RNase adapter RapZ, with protein sequence MPHPTPDLVVITGMSGAGRTEAMHTFEDMNYFCIDNLPPALLMSLVSSDSIPSQDGASGKLAVVCDARNRNYFRELTRELARLSEAGIDYSIIFLDASDEAILARYKASRRRHPMCVDNKTTISQGIAMERELTQELRATADAIIDTSNMRPIVLRERIRSLFAHETPRQGMSVVVYSFGFKHGSAADADILIDVRFLPNPYYDPEMRHLTGLDDKVRTFVMERSETKEFMVRWTALLDCVMPGYVAEGKQQLAIGVGCTGGQHRSVAIAVATGEYLRKCGYQVHVSHRDLSRADTGEAKKSGEGE encoded by the coding sequence ATGCCGCATCCTACGCCCGACCTGGTTGTCATTACCGGCATGAGCGGTGCAGGGCGCACGGAGGCGATGCATACGTTCGAGGACATGAACTATTTCTGCATCGACAACCTTCCGCCGGCGCTTCTCATGTCTCTCGTCTCGTCCGATAGCATTCCCAGCCAGGATGGCGCTTCGGGAAAGCTCGCCGTGGTGTGCGACGCCCGAAATAGGAACTACTTTCGCGAGCTTACGCGCGAACTTGCGCGTTTAAGCGAAGCGGGAATCGATTACTCCATCATCTTTCTCGACGCTTCCGACGAGGCCATTCTCGCGCGGTATAAGGCATCGCGTCGCCGCCACCCGATGTGCGTCGATAACAAGACGACCATTTCCCAGGGCATTGCCATGGAGCGCGAGCTTACACAAGAGCTGCGCGCAACCGCTGATGCCATCATTGATACCTCCAACATGCGGCCCATCGTGCTGCGCGAGCGCATTCGCTCGCTTTTCGCGCACGAAACCCCTCGTCAGGGCATGAGCGTCGTGGTGTATTCGTTTGGGTTCAAGCATGGCTCCGCCGCCGACGCAGACATTCTCATCGACGTGCGCTTCCTGCCCAACCCCTACTACGACCCCGAAATGCGCCATCTCACTGGGCTCGATGACAAGGTTCGTACCTTCGTCATGGAGCGTTCCGAAACCAAGGAGTTCATGGTTCGCTGGACGGCCTTGCTCGATTGCGTCATGCCTGGCTACGTGGCCGAAGGCAAGCAGCAGCTGGCCATTGGCGTTGGCTGCACGGGCGGACAGCATCGTAGCGTTGCAATTGCCGTTGCCACGGGTGAATACCTGCGGAAATGCGGCTACCAGGTGCATGTTTCCCATCGTGACCTCTCGCGTGCCGATACGGGCGAAGCGAAGAAGAGCGGGGAGGGGGAGTAA
- a CDS encoding gluconeogenesis factor YvcK family protein, with amino-acid sequence MANSAFRQDPSATGSFDKIRGIEPVVGNAQPAHAVVIGGGTGAPVSIRTLVSMGVRTSAVVAMADDGGSTGALRELANVTPPGDIRKCLVAFADDPHDPLTRAFKYRFELANNHALGNLLITALEDATGSFPEAIRICEDLLHAKGHVYPSTLDKVTLCGRTLDGRIIEGQANISHSRTAIESVWLKAPYTGTPYPAAIKAICEADLIVLGPGSLFTSIIPNLLIPGVLEAIRSSRAKTVFVCSVADFQGETWGFSAEEHVRALQDHGMAGLLDYVLVHTPVQLRPGGHEPGNYNQVAREEPLPSDYDGSGRVRPVPITYDAAYRIQESGPVVIARDFVDPAHPTIHNPIALRDALTGVLKLCRSPQM; translated from the coding sequence ATGGCGAATTCCGCATTCAGGCAAGACCCCTCCGCAACGGGCTCGTTTGACAAGATTCGCGGCATCGAGCCCGTAGTCGGCAATGCGCAGCCTGCTCATGCCGTGGTTATTGGCGGTGGAACGGGCGCACCGGTTTCCATTCGCACCCTGGTATCCATGGGCGTGCGTACGTCCGCCGTGGTCGCCATGGCCGATGACGGTGGTTCCACCGGTGCCTTGCGCGAGCTTGCCAACGTCACCCCTCCTGGTGACATCCGCAAGTGCCTCGTTGCCTTTGCCGACGATCCTCATGATCCGCTGACCAGGGCGTTCAAGTACCGTTTCGAGCTGGCGAACAATCATGCGCTGGGCAATCTGCTCATTACCGCACTCGAAGATGCAACGGGGTCTTTTCCCGAGGCCATTCGCATTTGCGAAGACCTGCTGCATGCGAAGGGCCACGTGTATCCTTCCACGCTCGACAAGGTGACGCTCTGCGGCCGCACGCTCGATGGTCGCATCATCGAAGGTCAGGCCAATATTTCTCATTCGCGCACCGCTATCGAAAGCGTGTGGCTGAAGGCGCCCTATACCGGCACGCCGTATCCGGCTGCCATCAAGGCGATTTGCGAGGCCGACCTCATCGTGTTGGGGCCCGGCTCGCTCTTCACGTCCATCATTCCGAACTTGCTCATTCCGGGCGTGCTGGAGGCAATTCGCAGTTCGCGCGCGAAGACGGTCTTCGTCTGCAGCGTTGCCGATTTCCAGGGTGAGACCTGGGGTTTTTCCGCCGAAGAGCACGTACGTGCCCTGCAGGACCACGGTATGGCGGGCTTGCTCGATTACGTTCTGGTGCACACGCCCGTGCAGTTGCGTCCGGGCGGTCACGAACCGGGCAACTATAACCAGGTCGCACGCGAGGAGCCGCTGCCGAGCGATTACGATGGCTCAGGCCGCGTTCGCCCGGTTCCCATTACCTACGATGCTGCGTATCGCATTCAGGAAAGCGGCCCCGTCGTTATTGCGCGCGACTTCGTAGACCCTGCTCATCCAACCATTCACAATCCCATTGCCCTGCGCGATGCTCTTACGGGGGTGCTCAAGCTTTGTCGTTCACCGCAGATGTAA
- the whiA gene encoding DNA-binding protein WhiA encodes MSFTADVKEELSRVPPVCSHCERATLAALIRMEGSLFLAGSGRFRIEVDTDSPSVARLLVKLLHEQYGLKTDWTVRRSVLHKTPNYLIEVPMQKGLPEAMKDMGVLTSGGFDRGVYPKLVEKRCCAAAYLRGAFLGSGFIANPKGDFHFEMSVESEELANGLVDLMAERDISAKIMQRRSNYIVYMKSGSAISAFLAVVGAHQSALAMENVRVIKSVRNDVNRRVNAELANQQKATEASMEQIMAIHAVVDRYGLESLPPALQEFIKLRVSHPDATLKELGEYADPPLSKSAVYHRVRRIEQLAAQVER; translated from the coding sequence TTGTCGTTCACCGCAGATGTAAAGGAAGAGCTTTCCCGCGTTCCTCCCGTATGCTCGCATTGCGAGCGCGCCACGCTTGCCGCCCTCATTCGCATGGAAGGCTCGCTTTTCCTGGCTGGTTCCGGGCGCTTTCGCATCGAAGTCGATACCGATTCGCCGTCCGTTGCGCGCCTGCTCGTAAAGCTCTTGCACGAGCAGTACGGCCTGAAGACCGATTGGACCGTTCGTCGCAGCGTACTGCATAAGACGCCAAACTACCTCATCGAGGTGCCCATGCAAAAGGGGCTTCCCGAAGCCATGAAGGACATGGGCGTGCTCACGTCGGGCGGCTTCGACCGCGGCGTATACCCGAAGCTTGTCGAGAAGCGCTGCTGTGCCGCCGCATACTTGCGTGGCGCTTTCCTAGGAAGCGGGTTCATTGCCAACCCGAAGGGCGATTTTCATTTCGAGATGTCGGTCGAATCCGAAGAGTTGGCAAACGGGCTCGTAGACCTTATGGCCGAACGCGATATTTCGGCAAAGATCATGCAGCGTCGCAGCAACTACATCGTCTACATGAAAAGCGGGTCGGCCATTTCGGCCTTCCTAGCCGTAGTCGGCGCGCACCAAAGCGCCCTTGCCATGGAAAATGTTCGCGTGATCAAGAGCGTGCGCAACGACGTGAATCGCAGGGTCAACGCCGAGCTGGCCAACCAGCAGAAGGCCACCGAAGCCAGCATGGAGCAGATCATGGCCATTCACGCAGTGGTCGATCGCTATGGCTTGGAAAGCCTTCCACCGGCTCTTCAAGAATTCATCAAACTTCGCGTATCACACCCCGATGCCACGTTGAAGGAACTCGGGGAATACGCCGATCCGCCTTTGTCCAAATCCGCCGTATACCATCGCGTTCGTCGAATCGAGCAGCTTGCCGCGCAGGTTGAGCGGTAA
- the gap gene encoding type I glyceraldehyde-3-phosphate dehydrogenase, with amino-acid sequence MATRVAINGFGRIGRLVFRAMAKDPALEVVAVNDPGSVEAMTHLLKYDSIHGRDFESVEVTEDGFVADGQNVKVFSDRNPSNLPWGELDIDIVVESTGVFRDREGAQKHIDAGAKKVIITAPGKNEDITIVMGVNDHLYDPAVHNIVSNASCTTNCLAPFAKVLLDNFGIKRGYMNTIHAYTNDQKILDLPHKDLRRARAAAMSIIPTTTGAARAVSLVLPELKGKLDGFATRVPIPDGSMVDLTVELEKSVTKEEINAAMKAAAEGPLKGILEYSEDPLVSIDIVHNSHSSIFDAGLTMVMGGENNLVKCVSWYDNEWGYSNRVKDLAKILL; translated from the coding sequence ATGGCAACGAGGGTAGCGATCAACGGGTTCGGCCGCATTGGACGCCTGGTCTTCCGTGCGATGGCAAAAGACCCTGCTTTGGAAGTGGTCGCAGTAAACGATCCCGGCTCTGTTGAGGCCATGACCCACCTTCTGAAGTACGATTCCATTCATGGTCGCGATTTCGAATCGGTCGAGGTCACGGAAGACGGTTTCGTGGCAGACGGCCAGAACGTGAAGGTTTTCTCCGACCGCAATCCATCCAACCTGCCCTGGGGCGAGCTCGACATCGATATCGTCGTTGAGTCAACGGGCGTGTTCCGCGACCGCGAAGGCGCACAGAAGCACATCGATGCTGGCGCCAAGAAGGTCATCATCACCGCTCCCGGCAAGAACGAGGACATTACCATCGTCATGGGCGTGAACGACCACCTGTACGATCCGGCCGTTCACAACATCGTGAGCAACGCTTCCTGCACCACGAACTGCCTCGCTCCGTTTGCGAAGGTGCTGCTCGACAACTTCGGAATCAAGCGTGGCTACATGAACACCATCCATGCGTACACGAACGACCAGAAGATCCTGGACCTTCCTCATAAGGACCTGCGTCGTGCTCGTGCCGCAGCCATGTCGATCATCCCCACCACCACGGGCGCTGCCCGCGCCGTTTCCCTGGTTCTCCCCGAACTGAAGGGCAAGCTCGACGGTTTCGCTACGCGCGTGCCCATTCCCGACGGCTCCATGGTCGACCTCACCGTCGAACTCGAGAAGTCCGTTACGAAGGAAGAAATCAACGCTGCTATGAAGGCCGCTGCCGAAGGCCCGCTGAAGGGCATCCTGGAATACAGCGAGGATCCGCTGGTCTCCATCGACATCGTCCATAACAGCCACTCTTCCATCTTCGACGCTGGCCTTACCATGGTCATGGGCGGGGAAAACAACCTCGTTAAGTGCGTCAGCTGGTACGACAACGAGTGGGGTTATTCCAACCGCGTGAAGGACCTGGCGAAGATTCTGCTCTAA
- a CDS encoding phosphoglycerate kinase, whose product MAEVKSLEQADVAGKRVLCRVDFNVPLDGATVTDDTRIRAALPTIEYLVGKGAKVILMSHLGRPAGTGFEEKFSLAPAAERLSQLISAPVTFASDTVGPHAHAVVEAMEDGQVVVLENLRFDKREKKNDPAFCEELAKLGDLYVNDAFGTAHRAHASTAGVAALLPAYAGYLMLREVGTLSGMLDEPKRPFVAILGGSKVSDKVGVIDALIEKADTIIIGGGMCFTFLLAQGKQVGTSLKEEDWVERAAGMIEHAKEAGVELLLPTDVVVADRFAEDANTATVSVDEIPSDMMGLDIGPETEKLYAQAIAHGSTVFWNGPMGVFEMAAFEHGTKAVALAVAENAEADTIIGGGDSVAAVNKFDLGSKMTFISTGGGASMELVQGLPLPGVEALKEA is encoded by the coding sequence ATGGCTGAAGTGAAGTCACTTGAGCAAGCCGATGTTGCCGGTAAACGAGTTCTCTGTCGCGTTGATTTCAACGTGCCGCTTGATGGCGCTACCGTTACCGACGACACGCGCATCCGCGCGGCGCTTCCCACGATCGAGTATCTGGTGGGGAAGGGTGCCAAGGTCATCCTCATGAGCCACCTGGGTCGTCCTGCTGGCACCGGCTTCGAGGAGAAGTTTTCCCTCGCTCCCGCTGCCGAACGTCTTTCCCAGCTCATTAGCGCTCCCGTTACGTTTGCGTCCGACACCGTGGGCCCCCATGCCCATGCGGTCGTAGAAGCCATGGAAGATGGCCAGGTCGTGGTTCTGGAAAACCTGCGTTTCGACAAGCGCGAGAAGAAGAACGATCCCGCTTTCTGCGAAGAGCTGGCCAAGCTGGGCGATCTTTACGTGAACGACGCCTTCGGCACCGCACATCGCGCCCATGCTTCCACGGCTGGCGTTGCCGCTCTGCTGCCCGCGTATGCCGGCTACCTCATGCTGCGCGAAGTGGGCACGCTTTCCGGCATGCTCGATGAGCCCAAGCGCCCCTTCGTCGCCATCCTTGGCGGTTCGAAGGTTTCCGACAAGGTGGGCGTTATCGACGCGCTTATTGAAAAGGCCGATACCATCATCATCGGTGGCGGTATGTGCTTCACGTTCCTGCTTGCCCAGGGCAAGCAGGTGGGCACTAGCCTGAAGGAAGAAGACTGGGTCGAGCGCGCTGCCGGCATGATCGAGCATGCAAAGGAAGCTGGCGTCGAGCTGCTGCTCCCCACCGACGTGGTCGTTGCCGATCGCTTCGCTGAAGACGCAAACACCGCAACCGTTTCCGTGGACGAAATCCCCAGCGACATGATGGGTCTCGATATCGGTCCTGAAACCGAGAAGCTGTATGCCCAGGCTATCGCTCACGGCAGCACCGTGTTCTGGAATGGCCCCATGGGCGTGTTCGAGATGGCCGCCTTCGAGCATGGCACGAAGGCCGTTGCCCTGGCCGTTGCGGAAAACGCGGAAGCCGACACCATCATCGGTGGTGGCGACAGCGTTGCCGCTGTTAACAAATTCGACCTTGGAAGCAAGATGACCTTCATCTCCACCGGCGGTGGCGCTTCCATGGAGCTGGTGCAGGGCCTGCCCCTGCCTGGCGTTGAGGCTCTTAAGGAGGCGTAA
- the tpiA gene encoding triose-phosphate isomerase translates to MRKPMMAGNWKMNKTWAESVVLAQGISNRCDDAWDAVDVVLCPPACNLKAVHTVLEFDRRDIHVGAQNCHWEEGGAFTGEISIPMLEDIGVDHCIVGHSERREYFSETDEMVNRKVMALVAHGVTPIVCVGESLAVRDAGTYLEFICNELRADFAGLEPEEAAKCVVAYEPIWAIGTGRTATPEQAQEVCSAIRAALSDLFGEEVASGMRVLYGGSMKPANVDGLMAQPDIDGGLIGGAALSADSFAELVEACLK, encoded by the coding sequence ATGCGCAAGCCCATGATGGCTGGAAACTGGAAGATGAACAAGACCTGGGCCGAGTCCGTCGTGCTCGCCCAGGGCATTTCCAATCGCTGCGATGACGCGTGGGATGCTGTCGACGTTGTGCTGTGCCCGCCCGCCTGCAATCTGAAAGCGGTGCATACGGTACTCGAGTTCGATCGTCGTGACATTCACGTGGGCGCTCAGAACTGCCACTGGGAAGAAGGTGGCGCCTTCACTGGCGAGATCTCTATTCCCATGCTGGAAGATATCGGCGTCGACCACTGCATCGTGGGCCATTCCGAGCGTCGCGAGTACTTCAGCGAGACCGACGAAATGGTTAATCGCAAGGTAATGGCGCTGGTTGCCCATGGGGTTACCCCCATCGTCTGCGTGGGCGAGTCGCTGGCCGTGCGTGATGCGGGTACGTATCTGGAATTCATTTGCAACGAGCTGCGTGCCGATTTTGCAGGCCTGGAGCCCGAAGAGGCTGCCAAGTGCGTCGTCGCCTACGAGCCCATCTGGGCCATTGGCACGGGTCGCACGGCCACGCCCGAACAGGCCCAGGAGGTCTGCTCGGCCATTAGGGCCGCCCTTTCGGATCTTTTTGGCGAGGAAGTTGCCAGCGGTATGCGCGTACTCTATGGTGGCTCCATGAAACCCGCCAATGTGGATGGCCTCATGGCCCAGCCCGACATCGACGGCGGACTCATCGGCGGTGCCGCGCTTTCCGCCGATTCCTTTGCCGAACTCGTTGAAGCGTGTCTGAAATAG
- the gpmI gene encoding 2,3-bisphosphoglycerate-independent phosphoglycerate mutase, with translation MDKSKLHLPAALIIMDGFGIAEPGPGNAISLANTPHLDHLRETASNIQIQASGEYVGLPDGQMGNSEVGHLNIGAGRIVYQELTRINNACRSGGIAENEKLCAAMERVKAAGSVLHVMGLVSDGGVHSSNEHLYALLKMAAQHEVPHVFVHCFMDGRDVPPASGLGYIEELEERIAEYTTDACRISIASISGRYYAMDRDNRWERVKKAFDAIAHALPHSELSPTEFMQASYDAQVTDEFVVPGSFATRGVEDDDAVIFFNFRPDRARQITHAFVDAEPFESESFPRPYFVCLTEYDPEIPADIAFAKEFPENVLADVLSSAGLKQYHIAETEKYAHVTFFLNGGIEAQKEGERRQIIDSPKVATYDLQPEMSEPAVAQTLADAIDADTADVYIVNFANCDMVGHTGSIPAATAAVEAVDAGVGQVLAAIERKGGVALVTADHGNADKMIAEDGQPHTAHTTNPVPLFLADYAGLGYQLAQPEGTCGALCNLAPTLLQMIGLEVPAEMTAPSLLA, from the coding sequence ATGGATAAGAGCAAGCTCCATCTGCCTGCGGCGCTCATCATCATGGATGGCTTCGGCATCGCCGAGCCTGGCCCGGGCAATGCCATTTCGCTTGCGAATACGCCCCATCTCGACCATTTGCGCGAAACGGCCTCGAACATTCAGATTCAGGCGTCGGGCGAATACGTGGGTCTTCCCGATGGCCAGATGGGCAACTCCGAAGTGGGTCATCTGAACATTGGCGCTGGTCGCATCGTCTATCAGGAGCTTACGCGCATCAACAACGCATGCCGTAGCGGCGGCATCGCCGAAAACGAGAAGCTGTGCGCGGCCATGGAACGCGTGAAGGCGGCTGGTTCCGTACTGCATGTTATGGGCCTCGTTTCCGATGGCGGAGTGCATTCCAGCAACGAGCATCTCTATGCGCTGCTGAAGATGGCAGCTCAGCACGAGGTTCCGCACGTCTTCGTTCATTGCTTCATGGATGGACGCGACGTTCCGCCTGCTAGCGGTCTTGGCTACATCGAAGAGCTGGAAGAGCGCATCGCCGAATACACGACTGATGCGTGCCGGATCTCGATTGCGTCCATTTCCGGTCGCTATTACGCGATGGACCGCGATAATCGCTGGGAACGCGTGAAGAAGGCGTTCGACGCCATTGCACACGCTTTGCCCCATAGCGAGCTTTCTCCCACCGAGTTCATGCAGGCAAGCTACGACGCCCAGGTAACCGACGAGTTCGTCGTTCCGGGTTCGTTTGCAACGCGCGGCGTGGAAGACGACGATGCCGTCATCTTCTTCAACTTCCGCCCCGATCGTGCGCGTCAGATTACGCATGCTTTCGTCGATGCAGAGCCGTTCGAGTCCGAATCGTTTCCGCGTCCGTATTTCGTGTGCCTCACTGAATACGACCCCGAGATTCCCGCCGACATTGCATTCGCGAAGGAATTCCCCGAAAACGTTCTTGCCGATGTGCTTTCCAGTGCGGGGTTGAAGCAGTATCACATTGCCGAGACGGAAAAGTACGCCCATGTCACGTTCTTCCTGAATGGCGGCATCGAAGCCCAGAAGGAAGGGGAGCGCAGGCAGATCATCGATAGCCCCAAGGTGGCTACGTACGACCTTCAGCCTGAGATGAGCGAGCCTGCGGTTGCCCAGACGCTTGCCGATGCCATCGACGCCGATACGGCAGATGTGTACATCGTCAACTTCGCCAACTGCGATATGGTGGGGCATACGGGCTCCATTCCCGCTGCTACGGCGGCCGTAGAGGCCGTGGATGCAGGCGTGGGGCAGGTTCTTGCCGCCATCGAGCGCAAGGGTGGCGTGGCGCTTGTCACGGCCGACCACGGCAATGCCGACAAGATGATCGCTGAGGATGGCCAGCCCCATACGGCACATACCACCAATCCGGTGCCCCTGTTCCTGGCTGACTACGCGGGTCTGGGATACCAGCTTGCGCAGCCCGAAGGCACGTGCGGCGCCCTCTGCAATCTTGCTCCTACGCTGTTGCAGATGATTGGCTTGGAGGTTCCCGCCGAGATGACAGCTCCCAGCCTGCTCGCCTAA
- the secG gene encoding preprotein translocase subunit SecG: MNPLLILVIIALVISGAGLIVFIMLHSGKGTGISDAIASSLYSTSSGTSIIEKNLDRITIIFAVVFLISLILLMIIYPQGTIA; the protein is encoded by the coding sequence TTGAATCCGTTGCTTATTCTGGTTATCATCGCCCTGGTCATTTCGGGTGCTGGTCTTATCGTCTTCATCATGCTGCATTCCGGCAAGGGCACGGGCATTTCCGACGCCATTGCCAGCTCGCTGTATTCCACGAGCTCTGGTACCAGCATCATCGAAAAGAATCTCGATCGCATCACCATCATTTTTGCCGTGGTGTTCCTGATTTCGCTCATCCTTTTGATGATTATTTATCCTCAGGGCACAATTGCCTAA
- a CDS encoding InlB B-repeat-containing protein, with protein sequence MALAALLLFLFLLVVFTFRTSFIPPLDQLLFSDISFDAHGGSIEGAQAGSQRVWAWEPVSMPQAYKDGYVLLGWVDSASGAVTGPGGGRVGGSGTLRAVWTRDRYAISYDLACGSLEGRPPTSYSIASDAVILPEPFRYAYEFQGWRIDGCEELVDSIDSMLARDVTAHAVWTPAVDAEPATLYLGDGLDAVPYSYCYGWDTAPAQEAGIWQGVGCVTDGDPTYYIGHNPGIFAQVADFHVGSLFAVCDDAGNLGCYRVVRIVTVLHDGTIFTPELQAMVMPQGEYATLQTCRLDNVYMDIFVGKRIDA encoded by the coding sequence TTGGCGCTTGCAGCTCTCTTGCTTTTCCTGTTCCTCCTCGTCGTCTTCACATTTCGTACATCTTTCATTCCGCCGCTCGACCAGCTCCTGTTTTCCGATATCTCCTTTGATGCTCATGGTGGATCCATCGAGGGAGCGCAAGCGGGCTCTCAGAGGGTCTGGGCTTGGGAGCCCGTATCGATGCCGCAAGCGTATAAAGACGGTTACGTGCTGCTCGGATGGGTTGATAGCGCCTCAGGAGCCGTTACAGGGCCTGGTGGCGGCAGGGTAGGGGGTAGTGGCACCCTACGGGCGGTATGGACGCGCGACAGGTATGCCATATCCTATGATTTGGCATGTGGTTCGCTCGAGGGTCGGCCGCCCACGTCGTACTCCATTGCATCTGATGCCGTGATACTTCCAGAGCCTTTTCGCTATGCGTATGAATTCCAGGGTTGGCGTATCGATGGATGCGAGGAGTTGGTCGATAGCATCGACTCTATGCTTGCCCGGGATGTCACTGCACATGCAGTCTGGACGCCTGCGGTAGATGCCGAGCCTGCGACGCTGTATCTTGGCGATGGACTCGATGCCGTTCCGTATTCCTATTGCTATGGGTGGGATACCGCCCCAGCGCAGGAGGCTGGCATCTGGCAAGGCGTTGGATGCGTTACCGATGGGGATCCGACGTATTACATCGGGCACAATCCCGGCATCTTCGCCCAGGTAGCCGATTTTCACGTAGGGAGTCTTTTCGCGGTATGCGACGATGCGGGCAACCTTGGCTGTTATCGCGTTGTGCGCATCGTAACGGTGCTGCATGACGGGACCATTTTTACACCCGAATTGCAGGCGATGGTTATGCCTCAGGGGGAATATGCCACGCTTCAAACCTGCCGTCTCGACAATGTCTACATGGACATATTCGTAGGTAAGCGCATTGATGCCTAG